A stretch of DNA from Micromonospora sp. WMMD1155:
GCCCGACGGCGACCGGGCGAGCCGGATCGGCCACCCAGTTGCTCCACGATCCGACGTAGAGCGCCGCATCAGTGCGGCCCCCCAGGTGCAGCGCGAGCACCGCCTGCGCGGCGGTCACCCCGGAGCCGCAGTACGCCCCGACGGTCCGCGCCCCGGTCACCCCGGCGGCGGCGAACCGCTCGCTCAACACGTCGGCGGCCGGGAAGCGCCCGTCCGGGCCGACGTACTCACCGGCGGGCAGGTTGACCGCGCCCGGCACGTGCCCGGCGACCGGATCGATCGGCTCCACCTCACCCCGGTAGCGGGGAGCCGCCCGTACGTCGAGCAGCACGGCGTCGTCCGTGTCGGCCAACGCGGCGGCCTGCTCCGCGTCGAGGACCGGAAGCCCACCGGGACGCACCACGACGTCGCCGGGAGTCGGACTCGGCGTCTCGGTGGAGACGGGCAGACCGGCGGCGACCCAGGCCGGGTAGCCACCGTGCAGCACGCTCACCGGACGGTGTCCCGCCCAGCGCAACGTCCACCAGGCCCGCGCGGCGGCCATGCCGTCGCCGCCGTCGTACACCACGACGGGGTGACCGGCCCGGACGCCGGCAGCCCGGAGCCCGGCCTGCAAGGCCGCCGGGTCGGGAAGAGGGTGTCGACCGCCGACGCCCGGCGCACCGCAGAGCACGGTGTCCAGGTCGACGAAGACCGCGCCGGGCAGGTGGCCGGCGAGGTGGTCGTCGCGGCCGGGCGGGCCGACGAGCCGCCAGCGGACGTCGAGCACGGTGGGCGGGTCGACGTCGTCGAGAGCGGCGGCGAGCCGGTCGACCTCGACCAACGGCTCCTGGGGACCGGACATGGCGACCATCAAACACCATCCGTGTCGACGGCACGCGGTTCGGCGGCG
This window harbors:
- a CDS encoding sulfurtransferase, with translation MSGPQEPLVEVDRLAAALDDVDPPTVLDVRWRLVGPPGRDDHLAGHLPGAVFVDLDTVLCGAPGVGGRHPLPDPAALQAGLRAAGVRAGHPVVVYDGGDGMAAARAWWTLRWAGHRPVSVLHGGYPAWVAAGLPVSTETPSPTPGDVVVRPGGLPVLDAEQAAALADTDDAVLLDVRAAPRYRGEVEPIDPVAGHVPGAVNLPAGEYVGPDGRFPAADVLSERFAAAGVTGARTVGAYCGSGVTAAQAVLALHLGGRTDAALYVGSWSNWVADPARPVAVGQTPGR